One segment of Cottoperca gobio chromosome 24, fCotGob3.1, whole genome shotgun sequence DNA contains the following:
- the pnocb gene encoding prepronociceptin b, with protein sequence MKIPLWYLAVLLACLFTPGRSDCQGDCVACGMLLQQQQLQQAFNTMVCLLECEGHVSSSITWEVCKSAVKLSHHPTLSEGGALFKRTGEELELTSLDLNSDSELLQSAAAERFQEGEQDEAPFKQRSVQYDSSLLESSEEGEGLRGLGLSLADEERKLRGERNVESDSQLEGEEDDGSEAITLSKRFGGFQRGRHGYRKLIGSPMRPLQKRYGGFIGVRKSARKWNSQKRVNQLLRQYLGMRNSRSGRLNNIPVTRVWRQNKL encoded by the exons ATGAAGATCCCTCTGTGGTACCTGGCGGTGCTGTTGGCATGTCTCTTCACCCCTGGACGCAGTGACTGCCAGGGGGACTGTGTGGCCTGCGGTatgctcctgcagcagcagcagctgcagcaagCCTTCAATACCAtg GTGTGCTTGCTGGAGTGTGAGGGTCATGTCTCCTCTTCAATCACATGGGAGGTTTGTAAAAGTGCTGTCAAGCTATCGCACCATCCCACACTTTCTGAGGGAGGCGCTCTGTTCAAGAGAACAGGAGAGGAGCTGGAGCTGACCTCTCTTGACCTGAACTCTGACAGTGAACTGCTGCAGTCTGCAGCCGCAGAGCGCTTCCAGGAGGGGGAGCAGGATGAGGCACCCTTTAAGCAGCGCAGTGTCCAGTATGACTCATCACTGCTGGAATCCTCTGAGGAGGGGGAGGGCCTGCGGGGTCTGGGTCTCAGTCTGGCGGACGAAGAGAGGAAGCTTAGGGGGGAGAGGAATGTGGAGAGTGACAGCCAGCTAGAAGGGGAAGAAGATGACGGCTCAGAGGCCATCACCTTATCCAAACGCTTTGGTGGCTTTCAGAGGGGGCGCCACGGATACAGGAAGCTGATTGGCTCACCCATGAGGCCCCTACAAAAGCGCTATGGCGGGTTCATAGGCGTCCGGAAATCTGCCCGCAAATGGAACAGTCAGAAACGGGTGAACCAGCTGCTCAGGCAGTACCTGGGCATGAGGAACAGCCGCAGCGGCAGGCTCAACAACATCCCTGTAACTCGGGTTTGGAGGcaaaacaaactgtaa